The Ascaphus truei isolate aAscTru1 chromosome 3, aAscTru1.hap1, whole genome shotgun sequence genome includes a region encoding these proteins:
- the LOC142489271 gene encoding HEAT repeat-containing protein 5B-like isoform X4 has protein sequence MKMVVSIAEDLLRTASQNSRLSLQRTQAGWLLLGALMTLGPSVVRYHLPKMLLLWRNVFPRSLKELEAEKARGDSFTWQVTLEDRAGALCGKKQDAMQSFVAHCPELLTEDVIRKLMTPIECAMTMMSHILSVIKAHGTHLKASAAMVRLRLYDILALLPPKTYEGNFNVLLRELVAEFTLTDNSSNTTTSLLRSLCHYDDSVLLGSWLQETDHKSIEDQLQPNSASGSGALEHDPSSIYLRIPAGEAGLAPSR, from the exons ATGGTTGTCAGCATAGCCGAAGACTTGTTACGCACTGCTTCACAAAATAGCAGGCTATCGTTACAACGCACGCAGGCTGGATGGCTATTGCTTGGAGCTCTAATGACATTAG GCCCCTCAGTTGTGCGATACCATCTCCCTAAGATGCTTCTGCTTTGGCGAAATGTGTTTCCTCGTTCCTTAAAAGAGTTGGAGGCAGAGAAAGCCAGAGGAGACTCTTTTACTTGGCAGGTGACTCTGGAAGATCGCGCTGGAGCTCTCTGTGGTAAGAAGCAGGATG CTATGCAGAGTTTTGTTGCTCACTGCCCTGAGCTGCTCACTGAGGATGTGATCAGGAAGTTGATGACACCCATTGAATGTGCCATGACCATGATGTCACA CATCCTTTCTGTAATTAAAGCACATGGGACACATCTAAAGGCAAGTGCTGCAATGGTCCGTCTGAGGCTGTATGACATTTTGGCTTTGTTGCCCCCCAAGACGTATGAAG GAAACTTCAACGTGCTTCTTCGTGAGCTAGTGGCAGAGTTCACCTTAACCGACAACTCTTCCAATACCACCACATCCCTCCTCCGCTCTCTGTGTCACTATGATGACAGTGTGCTGCTTGGCTCGTGGCTGCAGGAGACTGACCACAAATCCATTGAAGATCAG CTCCAGCCCAACAGTGCATCTGGAAGTGGGGCTTTAGAACATGACCCTTCCTCAATATATCTGCGCATCCCAGCCGGAGAAGCTGGCCTGGCCCCCTCCCGCTAG